The stretch of DNA AGCTTAACGCCGGGCCAGCAGGTGATCAAAGTCGTTAAGGAAGAACTGACGGAGCTGATGGGCGGAGAACAAAGTCAAATCGCTGCAGCGAAGCGGCCGCCGACTGTCATAATGATGGTGGGCTTGCAAGGAGCCGGGAAAACAACCACTACCGGAAAGCTGGCAAACTTGCTTCGCAAGCGTTACAACCGCAAGCCGCTGCTCGTTGCCGCTGATATTTACCGGCCAGCGGCCATTAAGCAGCTGCAAACCTTAGGCAAGCAATTAAATATGCCGGTTTTTTCTTTAGGCGATCAAGTGAATCCCGTTGAGATTGCTAAGCAAGCGATCGAACAAGCAAAAGCTGATCATCATGATTACGTATTGATCGATACGGCCGGCCGTCTCCATGTGGATGAAAAATTAATGGGCGAGCTTCAAGAAATAAAGGAACTGTCCAAACCCGACGAGATTTTTCTTGTCGTGGATTCTATGACCGGTCAAGACGCCGTCAATGTGGCGAAAAGCTTTAATGAGCAGCTGGGCGTAACCGGGGTTATTTTAACCAAGCTTGATGGCGACACGCGCGGGGGAGCTGCTCTGTCCATCCGCGCGGTGACGGAAAAGCCGATTAAGTTTGCCGGTATGGGTGAAAAATTAGACGCTTTAGAGCCTTTTCATCCGGAACGAATGGCTTCCCGTATTTTAGGCATGGGCGATGTCCTGACGTTGATTGAGAAGGCGCAGTCCAATGTCGATGAAGCGAAAGCGAAAGAGCTAGAACAAAAGATGCGGACGATGTCATTCACGTTTGATGATTTCCTTGAGCAGCTCGGTCAAGTTCGTTCAATGGGACCATTGGATGAAATTATTAAGATGCTTCCGGGCGCGAATAAAATGAAAGGCTTGAATAATATTCAAGTGGATGAAAAACAAATTGGTCATATTGAAGCTATTATCCGCTCAATGACCAAGGAAGAAAAGCAGCACCCGGAAATCATCAGCGCCAATCGACGAAAACGAATTGCTAAAGGCAGCGGCACGTCCATTCAGGAAGTGAATCGCTTGCTGAAGCAGTTCGAGGAAATGAAAAAAATGATGAAACAAATGTCTGGCATGCAGCAAAAAGGCAAGAAAAAGGGCATGCCCTTCAAATTCCCTTTTATGTAAAGAAAAAAACCTTTACAAACAATAGTGTTATTTGATATTATTCTATCTTGTGTGAAACTATTCGGAGGTGCTTTAAAAATGGCAGTAAAAATTCGTTTAAAACGCATGGGTGCAAAAAGAAACCCATTCTATCGTATCGTAGTAGCAGATTCTCGTTCTCCTCGCGACGGACGCCAAATCGAAACAATCGGCACATACAATCCAGTCGTTCAGCCAGCTGAAGTGAAGATTGACGAGGAGCTTGCGCTTAAATGGATGCAAAATGGCGCGAAACCATCTGATACAGTGCGCAACCTTTTCTCTAATGCTGGCATCATGGAGAAATTCCATCTTGCGAAACACGGCAAGTAATTAGCGGAGAAAAGTCGCTTTTCAATGATGACATAGCCATCTGACCGCTGCTTTTTGGTGAAGCGGAAATCGGATGGCCCCATCGATAAATGGATGCAGAAGCAGGCAAATAGGGAGGGGAAACCTCCCTATTTGCGTATAAACTTTTAATTTCTTCCCCAAAATGGATGGGAGGTTCGGTTGATGCAGATTTTGCAAACAGTCATTGTCAAACAAGTGCTGACTGAGAAGCTGAAACAAAAGCTCCTTGCCTCGTACTCAGAAAAAATCAATCAGCTGCAAACAGA from Bacillus xiapuensis encodes:
- the rpsP gene encoding 30S ribosomal protein S16, whose product is MAVKIRLKRMGAKRNPFYRIVVADSRSPRDGRQIETIGTYNPVVQPAEVKIDEELALKWMQNGAKPSDTVRNLFSNAGIMEKFHLAKHGK
- the ffh gene encoding signal recognition particle protein, with amino-acid sequence MAFEGLADRLQNTMQKIRGKGKVTEADVKEMMREVRLALLEADVNFKVVKDFVKKVSERAVGQEVMKSLTPGQQVIKVVKEELTELMGGEQSQIAAAKRPPTVIMMVGLQGAGKTTTTGKLANLLRKRYNRKPLLVAADIYRPAAIKQLQTLGKQLNMPVFSLGDQVNPVEIAKQAIEQAKADHHDYVLIDTAGRLHVDEKLMGELQEIKELSKPDEIFLVVDSMTGQDAVNVAKSFNEQLGVTGVILTKLDGDTRGGAALSIRAVTEKPIKFAGMGEKLDALEPFHPERMASRILGMGDVLTLIEKAQSNVDEAKAKELEQKMRTMSFTFDDFLEQLGQVRSMGPLDEIIKMLPGANKMKGLNNIQVDEKQIGHIEAIIRSMTKEEKQHPEIISANRRKRIAKGSGTSIQEVNRLLKQFEEMKKMMKQMSGMQQKGKKKGMPFKFPFM